The Chryseobacterium sp. G0186 genome includes the window AATATTTGTAAAGGGAATAGAAGTATCATTAAACTGCAGTTCTCCTGTTATTTCATAAAACGGATCTTTCTTGAATACAGAGAGTTGAACCTCCGCATCTAAAGTGTTAAGTTCAACAGGAGTCAGTGACTTTGCAGAAATGGTTTCTGCAATTTCCCGGTCATGATAATAGACTTCCAGATCCAGTGGATTTTTTACAATAAACTTTAATGCTTCAAATTCTGCGGCATTATAGTCTTCATTATAATTATTCTGAAAAGATGAAATAGCGGTGAAGAATTTTATTTCTGAAGGCTTATCCGTTTTCCAGATCAGCTGCATGGCATCAATGGAAGTTACAGGATTTTTAATTTTTCCTGTCTGGGTTACTTCTGCTTCCATCAGGGAAAAAATCAAATGATTGTAGTAACGGTGTTTGCCGATGACCAAAATCTGTTTCTTTCCTGTTTCCAGTAATGCGAGTTCCTCCAGTTTGGTAGGATGCTTTGGAAGAAGATCTCTTTTGAGTAACTCATTGTCAATGGGAAGCATTTCCTTGATCTTGGGCAGAATTTCAAGTTTTCCATTCACAAAATTTAGTTGAAAGTAGAGGTCAAGATCTGGTTCATTCTCTAAACCAAATCCTTTAGCCTTTGGAATCAAAGAGGTTCTGCGGAAAGTTTCATCAAAGAATATCCTGTAGTTTTTTTCCTCTAGAATACAATGGATGGTCTCTGCCTGGTGTGAACACAACTGTTTCTTTGGATGATCACAGGTACAGGAACACAGTAATGAATTGCCTATCAGACTTATGGTTACCATCGGAAAGTCCTGCAGAGACGATTTTCTTGTGAATGTCGCAGTATTGTTTTCAATGGCAACGGGATAGATGTCATGAAAATTTCGATTTTCAATAAACCCACTTTCTGTAGTATGTTTCAAGAGATCATATACTGAAAGAGTGCTGATATTAATATTTTCAAGAATATATTCCGCCATAAAAATTGATGGTGACAAACTTACGAAAAACAAGTGAATGCCGAATGGGTCATCAATTCATTTTGGCTACAAGTTCATCCGTTTTGGCAACTTCTGTTTTTCTTTTGATTCTGATCTTTGTCTTGTAATTTTAAACAAGAAAAAATGAAGACAATCTTTATAACAGGAGCTTCTACAGGATTAGGTAGAGCGACTGCTGAATTATTTCAAAAAAATGGCTGGAGGGTAATTGCTACAATGAGAAACCCGGAATCTGCTACAGATCTTGCGGCTTTAGAACATGTTACGGTACTCCCATTGGATGTAACCCGCCCTGAACAGATCCTGTCAACAGTAAAGCAAGCACTGGAGCTTGGAGATATAGATGTTGTTTTTAACAATGCAGGCTATGGCTTAATGGGACCTTTGGAGGCTTTGAAGGATGAGCAACTTGTAAGACAGTTAAATACGAATTTATTGGGTGTTATTCGTGTCACCCAGGCCTTTATTCCTTATTTCAGGGAGAGAGGAAATGGGATGTTTATTTCCACGACTTCAATTGGCGGATTGATCACATTCCCTTTAAACTTTATTTATCATGCTACAAAATGGGCATTGGAAGGCTGGAGCGAAAGTATGGCTTTTGAACTTAATCAATTGGGGATAGACATCAAAACAGTTTCTCCCGGAGGAATTAAGACCGATTTTATTAGCCGTTCTTTAGACTCAGCAACTACGCCAGATTATGAAGAGATGATTCATTCTTTATATTCTAAAATGGAGGGAATGATGGAAGCTGCTTCTACACCGGAGCAGATTGCAGAAGTGGTCTATGAGGCTACTACAGATGGTAAAAAACAGCTGAGATATGTAGCGGGAACAGATGCAAAAGCTCTTTATGCCCAACGATTGGAATTGGGAGATGAGATTTTCAGGGAACAGTTGGGAAAACAGTTTTTTTGGTAACACCGTAAATATACGGGATTGATTATGTGGTTTTTACGTTGGTTTTTAGAATTGAAAAGTTGATATCTTTGTATTATGGAAAAGAAAGAAAATAGTCCTCTGAAAATTTCATCCATATCGGATATGCACAGCATGTTGCAGCTTCCGGGCCCGCTTCATCCGCTGGTAAGCCTTATGGATAATGAAAAGATGAGTCTCAATAATGACTTATCCGGAAAAAGTTTTTTGTTGAACTTTTATAAAATTTCCTATAAATATTCGATGAACGGGAAAAAGATGGGCTATGGCCAAGGGTATTACGATTTTAATGAGGGCGGGATGATGTTCACGGCACCTGGGCAAATTCTTTCACCGGAAGAGAATGCAGAGTATTGTGGATATACCCTTGTTATCCATCCTGATTTTATCAGGAATTATCCTTTGGCTAAGACTATCAAAAGTATGGGATTCTTCTCCTATGATACAAATGAGGCGCTGCATCTTTCTGATCAGGAAAAAGTAATTATTACAGGATTGCTGGATAGTATTAAGAATGAATTGAATACGGCAATAGATGAAGTAAGTCAGGATGTAATTGTTTCCTATATTGAGGTTCTTCTCAATTATAGCAACCGTTTTTATAAGAGACAGTTTATTACAAGAAAAGCAGTAAATAGTGATGTGCTGACCAAAATGGAAATGATACTGGAGGAATATTTTAATGAACAGAAAACATTAATTCATGGCCTTCCTACTGTAGAATTTCTGGCTTCAGAACTTCATCTTTCACCGCATTATCTGAGTGATATGCTTAGGAATCTTACCGGCCAGAATGCTCAGCAGCATATACATGAAAAGTTGATTGAAAAGGCTAAGGAGTACCTTACCGCGACTACTTTCTCTGTGTCGGAAGTTGCTTATGCATTGGGATTTGAACATCCGCAGTCATTTAATAAATTATTCAAAAAGAAAACAGATAAAACTCCGCTACATTATAGACAATCATTTAATTAAGCATACGTATGCCCAGCCTTAACGGTTGGGTATTTTATTAAAGTTGTTTGTAGAATCAAAAGTGCTTTGGATAGATAAAAATACTTTTGAGAGACCTGTTTTTCTAAATTCACCTACTCAACAAATTTCATTACGAATCTTAAACCAAAATAATATGAAAAAACTAAACCTTATCTTATTCCTTATGATCGGAATAATGGCTTATGCTCAGCCATCAGTAACAAGAATTGATGTAGACCGTCTTAACAGCACTTTTACGATTAAATCAGAGGATGTAACTATAACCTCTATTGCTGCAGGTCCCGCAGGAGCTAATGTTACCTGGGATTTTTCCGCATACACCGGTACCAATACTGTTGTAACGACGACAAAGGCATGTCCGGGACAAACCAACTGCTTTAGATTCCCCGGAGCAAATAGAATTACCCTCCTGTCAAATGTGGATACCAATGATTTTAGTGTAATGACAGATACTGAAGCTACAACGCTTGGTTCATATTCGGGGCCGGCACTGGGGGATGTAACGGTGACGTATGTCGATCCTTTGATTGAGTATAAGTTTCCAATTACTTATCTACAGCAGTTTGATGATACTTATGAGTTTAACAGTGTTTCTGCTTCCATTGGCAATACCAACGAAACAGGGCAGGTAACTTATACTGTGGATGGCTATGGAACGGTAATTACGCCTACGGGAACATATCCTAATGTTCTTCGGATAAAGAGAATGAGAACGGCAACACAGACTATCCCCAGTGTTCCTGCACCTATTATTGCGACCTATACCCATGAATCCTATCAGTGGGTAAGCCAGACTTCAGGTCCTGTATTTAGTTTTGGGATCAATACTTTTGTTCTTTTAGGAAATACGAATGTTACAAAAACGGTTTCTTATCTTGTGAACGAAGCACTGTCTACCATTGATCTGGACAGCAAAAAAGAAGAAATATCAGTATATCCGAACCCAAGTGCTGATTTTATAACTGTGACTTCAAAAGAAGAAATTAAGAAAGTTACCGTTACGTCTTTGGATGGTAAAACTGTTTTATCTGCTGGAAGCTCAAGGAATATTGATATATCCGGCCTTCCGAAGGGAGTGTATATTCTTCAGGGAGAATTCCGAAACGGACAATTGATTTCTAGGAAAATTATAAAAAAATAAGTAGTATCTTATTTTGAGTTTAATAAAAAACAGGAAAACGTATTTTCCTGTTTTTTTGTCTTTAAAATTATCTTTAAAAATTGTTTTTTTCCTTGATCTGTGTTTCAATCTTCAGTCTTGCAGAATCCCATTCATCATCCAAAATACTGTAATAAGCGGCATTCCGTGTTGTACCATCACTTAAAACGCGATCTTTACGCAGAATTCCTTCAAACACACCACCTATTTTTTCAATGGCTTTTCTTGAGCGAAAATTATTATCTTTGGTTTTAAGCTGTACCCTGTTGGTTTTTAATACTTCAAAACAATGGGTGAGCAGCAGCAACTTAGATTCCAGGTTGATGGATGTTCCCCAGAATTTTTTGATAATCCATGTCCATCCAATTTCAAGCTTTCGGTCGGAGGGATATATTTCAAAAAAGCGCGTTGAGCCTATCAGTTGGCCGGTTTGTTTATGGCGTATCACAAACGGATACTGATTTCCTGCCTCTCTTTCTGATAATGCATGTTCATAGTTCTGGTAGAATAGTGCTTTGTCTGAGCAATCCGTAGGAATGAGTTCCCAAAGTTCCTTGTCTGAAGCGGCAAGATAGAGTTCCTCAAAATGTTCTTTTTCTAAGGGAATCAAGTCAACATTGGGTCCCTCTAAGATGATTGGATATGCAATCCATTTCTCTTTCATACTGATACTTTTTTAAAGAACTAAATTAATGAAAAGTAGAAAATATTAGTATTAAAATAAAGTAATTGTTATTTTAAAATGAATAAAAATCATTTAACTTATGTTTTTAATGGAATCAATTTTCCACTTTCCATTTTTTGTAAGGGTATAGCGGTACGTCATACCACAGTTTTTCAAATGAAACTCAACATAACA containing:
- a CDS encoding SDR family oxidoreductase, producing MKTIFITGASTGLGRATAELFQKNGWRVIATMRNPESATDLAALEHVTVLPLDVTRPEQILSTVKQALELGDIDVVFNNAGYGLMGPLEALKDEQLVRQLNTNLLGVIRVTQAFIPYFRERGNGMFISTTSIGGLITFPLNFIYHATKWALEGWSESMAFELNQLGIDIKTVSPGGIKTDFISRSLDSATTPDYEEMIHSLYSKMEGMMEAASTPEQIAEVVYEATTDGKKQLRYVAGTDAKALYAQRLELGDEIFREQLGKQFFW
- a CDS encoding helix-turn-helix domain-containing protein — translated: MEKKENSPLKISSISDMHSMLQLPGPLHPLVSLMDNEKMSLNNDLSGKSFLLNFYKISYKYSMNGKKMGYGQGYYDFNEGGMMFTAPGQILSPEENAEYCGYTLVIHPDFIRNYPLAKTIKSMGFFSYDTNEALHLSDQEKVIITGLLDSIKNELNTAIDEVSQDVIVSYIEVLLNYSNRFYKRQFITRKAVNSDVLTKMEMILEEYFNEQKTLIHGLPTVEFLASELHLSPHYLSDMLRNLTGQNAQQHIHEKLIEKAKEYLTATTFSVSEVAYALGFEHPQSFNKLFKKKTDKTPLHYRQSFN
- a CDS encoding T9SS type A sorting domain-containing protein, with translation MKKLNLILFLMIGIMAYAQPSVTRIDVDRLNSTFTIKSEDVTITSIAAGPAGANVTWDFSAYTGTNTVVTTTKACPGQTNCFRFPGANRITLLSNVDTNDFSVMTDTEATTLGSYSGPALGDVTVTYVDPLIEYKFPITYLQQFDDTYEFNSVSASIGNTNETGQVTYTVDGYGTVITPTGTYPNVLRIKRMRTATQTIPSVPAPIIATYTHESYQWVSQTSGPVFSFGINTFVLLGNTNVTKTVSYLVNEALSTIDLDSKKEEISVYPNPSADFITVTSKEEIKKVTVTSLDGKTVLSAGSSRNIDISGLPKGVYILQGEFRNGQLISRKIIKK
- a CDS encoding GNAT family N-acetyltransferase → MKEKWIAYPIILEGPNVDLIPLEKEHFEELYLAASDKELWELIPTDCSDKALFYQNYEHALSEREAGNQYPFVIRHKQTGQLIGSTRFFEIYPSDRKLEIGWTWIIKKFWGTSINLESKLLLLTHCFEVLKTNRVQLKTKDNNFRSRKAIEKIGGVFEGILRKDRVLSDGTTRNAAYYSILDDEWDSARLKIETQIKEKNNF